From one Anopheles cruzii chromosome 3, idAnoCruzAS_RS32_06, whole genome shotgun sequence genomic stretch:
- the LOC128273761 gene encoding arginase, hepatic, which produces MLPRIAQVVARQTATVGRRQTVFGGASVRELSLVETKGNRVNHERIGIIGVPFDKGQRKKGVGLGPKAIREAGLVDHIQEISHTLDIKDYGDVQYQALNFKGRKVENMKKLEHVASCNRILSHQVTEVLDDDRLCITLGGDHAIAIGSIDGHLHHSKEVAVIWVDAHADLNTNSTSPSGNIHGMPVALLAKELCDYWPYIPGMDWQEPIISIKNLAYIGLRSVDPYERAIIEKFGINAFGMREVERYGIREVMRMALERIDPDGSRSLHVSYDIDSLDVLEAPSTGTSVRGGLTLREGIYIMEEAYATERLAAVDLVEVNPAIGTQEDVRRTVEAAIHLLVAACGHSRKGDIADSLDMIPK; this is translated from the coding sequence ATGCTTCCCCGGATAGCGCAGGTTGTGGCGCGACaaacggccaccgttggccggcgACAGACAGTGTTTGGTGGGGCTTCCGTTAGAGAGCTATCGTTGGTGGAGACGAAAGGGAACCGGGTCAACCACGAGCGGATCGGTATCATCGGCGTGCCGTTCGATAAGGGCCAGCGCAAGAAGGGCGTTGGCCTTGGGCCGAAGGCGATCCGTGAGGCCGGGCTCGTAGACCACATCCAGGAGATATCGCACACGTTGGACATCAAGGACTATGGGGACGTGCAGTACCAGGCGCTCAACTTTAAGGGGCGCAAGGTGGAAAACATGAAGAAGCTGGAGCATGTGGCCAGCTGCAATCGCATACTGTCGCACCAGGTGACGGAAGTGCTGGACGACGATCGGCTGTGCATCACGCTCGGCGGCGATCACGCCATTGCGATCGGGTCCATCGACGGGCATCTGCACCACAGCAAGGAGGTGGCCGTTATCTGGGTGGACGCGCACGCCGACCTGAACACGAACTCAACGTCACCGTCCGGCAACATTCACGGCATGCCGGTGGCACTGCTGGCCAAGGAGCTGTGCGACTACTGGCCGTACATTCCGGGCATGGACTGGCAGGAGCCGATCATCTCGATCAAGAACCTCGCCTACATCGGGCTGCGCTCGGTGGATCCGTACGAGCGGGCCATTATCGAGAAGTTCGGTATCAACGCGTTCGGGATGCGCGAAGTGGAGCGGTACGGCATCCGGGAGGTGATGCGCATGGCCTTGGAACGGATCGATCCGGACGGGAGTCGAAGTCTGCACGTCAGTTACGACATCGACTCGCTGGACGTGCTGGAAGCTCCCAGCACCGGTACGAGTGTCCGCGGAGGGCTGACACTGCGCGAGGGAATTTACATAATGGAGGAAGCCTACGCCACGGAGCGGTTGGCCGCGGTCGACCTGGTGGAGGTGAACCCCGCCATCGGAACCCAGGAAGACGTGCGTCGGACGGTGGAAGCTGCCATCCATCTGCTGGTGGCAGCCTGCGGTCACAGCCGGAAGGGCGACATTGCGGATTCACTCGATATGATCCCGAAGTGA